One Cryptomeria japonica unplaced genomic scaffold, Sugi_1.0 HiC_scaffold_81, whole genome shotgun sequence DNA window includes the following coding sequences:
- the LOC131864268 gene encoding agmatine hydroxycinnamoyltransferase 1-like yields MKVLRGEGVLIKPCAGKDHRELVELNNFDLIAHLMYVKLVYVFQAPTPSSEVLKEGLAKVLAEFREWAGRYTKETPSGCLGINLNDEGVLVIEAEADGTIVNAMPFDPSSFLLELVPPTSTVVNELLLLQFTRFTCGGLVIGLARHHHVADGKAATFFMNSWGKIVRGECILPPLHDRSLLKARDPPQPCFDHYESNTVNHEHSPILSTLTTKKFHFDAMFLQKLKSKVNGSDPSKKPYTTFEILVAHMWKCITKARGLDGDVKTKASIPVGGRRRLNPPLPEEYFGNVVYESFAQSIASEIINGSLEFISELIHKSVTKVDDNFIHSAIDFFEMRKSMLGPPSLNDRTDVLPVSWMKFPMHHFHFGVGGPVYVGPSLVLMEGLLILYDSCGKEGGVEVMVCLSKADMNVLEQNWFQV; encoded by the exons ATGAAAGTGTTGAGAGGCGAAGGTGTGTTGATCAAACCCTGTGCGGGTAAAGATCATCGTGAGCTTGTTGAGCTAAACAATTTTGATTTGATTGCACACCTAATGTACGTGAAGCTCGTGTATGTTTTCCAAGCTCCTACCCCGAGCTCAGAGGTGTTGAAGGAAGGACTGGCCAAAGTTCTGGCGGAGTTCAGAGAATGGGCAGGGAGATACACGAAAGAAACACCGAGTGGGTGCCTTGGCATCAATCTGAATGATGAGGGTGTGCTTGTCATAGAAGCCGAAGCAGATGGAACAATAGTAAATGCAATGCCCTTCGATCCCTCTTCATTCCTCCTTGAGTTGGTGCCACCCACATCCACCGTGGTCAATGAGCTCTTACTCCTGCAG TTTACTCGATTTACTTGTGGAGGGTTGGTGATAGGCCTAGCTCGTCATCATCATGTTGCAGACGGAAAAGCAGCTACTTTTTTCATGAACTCGTGGGGAAAAATTGTTAGAGGAGAGTGTATTCTACCTCCACTACATGACCGATCTCTATTAAAAGCAAGAGATCCTCCCCAGCCATGTTTTGATCATTATGAATCTAATACTGTAAACCATGAGCACTCTCCAATACTGTCCACTCTAACCACAAAAAAGTTTCATTTTGATGCAATGTTTTTACAGAAACTCAAGTCGAAGGTAAATGGATCTGATCCATCAAAAAAACCCTATACTACTTTTGAAATCCTTGTTGCCCATATGTGGAAATGTATTACAAAAGCTCGAGGCCTTGATGGGGATGTAAAAACAAAAGCTAGCATTCCCGTGGGTGGAAGAAGAAGGTTGAATCCTCCGTTGCCTGAAGAATACTTTGGTAATGTTGTCTATGAATCATTTGCTCAATCCATTGCATCAGAGATCATAAATGGGTCTTTAGAATTTATTTCAGAGTTGATACATAAGTCAGTTACCAAGGTTGATGATAATTTTATACATTCAGCGATTGATTTTTTTGAGATGAGGAAATCAATGTTAGGGCCACCGAGCCTTAATGATAGAACTGATGTATTGCCAGTAAGTTGGATGAAATTTCCTATGcatcattttcattttggagtGGGTGGCCCAGTGTATGTAGGTCCTTCATTAGTGCTGATGGAAGGCCttttaattttgtatgattcatgCGGTAAAGAGGGAGGCGTAGAAGTCATGGTTTGCTTGTCAAAAGCAGATATGAATGTACTTGAACAGAATTGGTTTCAAGTTTGA